The sequence TgtttaagtttgtttgataaaGTAACTGAGCTAAGTCGactctaaaataaattaaatatttgaaatgattgttcaaacttagcttgatttattttttataaggttgagtttagttcttttaaatattattgagtttttaatttaaacttaacccagtttggttcgtttagttatttgaatttttttgaaatatttatatatttgattgattattaagtttaataatttaaatttatttgttaattttaatttttttatatttatttatatattgataagagtttattaataaatattattcataaacattatttatgaatattatttataaatattaacgagttgaatatatatatatatatatataaatttatttatttaatttaataaattatttaaatttatttatttagttgattTTATGTgtattgaataaatataaataaatttttatcaagtcGAAAGATAAATAAATGTTGAATTCATTTGTGGTCCCAGAAATAGCAATAGTTTAAAATTTTAGCTCCATGTAATAAAATTTAAAGGTTTCCTAATAGCagtcaattttttaaaatatagcaTCTGAAAGATGAATTATAGAATCCAGTAGTTGCGTTCTTGTCTGTTAATATACTGGTGCCTCCTTACGCATCCCAGCACCTACCACGTGGTTTGTTTCCACCTCGTCCTTCCATGCCAAAGAAGGCCTCTTGTCAGTTATGGCTCAACCAGTACAGCTGAATTAAAGCTGCTTTAACTGCTTCATCTATcaattcattcattcattcattcacgAGACCACCTTTGTTCTTCCGGTCTCAATTCTACAGCATATATCTAACATTTACCCATCCTACTCATAGTGGGATGAGAAaatcatatatatttaaatagcATTTACATCAAACATCCAGCGGAAGGCAAGAAAGCTCATGAAAAAAGGCAGAGCTAAAATATTATctcgattttattaaaattttaatcctAAAGCATGATGATAATACATCTAATGTACTAATTACTAGATTACCCGCCCCTCCTGTCCACACGTGAAAGGGAGATATTATGGTTCATGGATTGGGCGCCTCCTTACGCATCCCAGCACCTACCACGTGGCAACCAGTACAGCTGAATTAAAGCTGCTTTAACTGCTTCATCTATcaattcattcattcattcattcacgAGACCACCTTTGTTCTTCCGGTCTCAATTCTACAGCATATATCTAACATTTACCCATCCTACTCATAGTGGGATGAGAAaatcatatatatttaaatagcATTTACATCAAACATCCAGCGGAAGGCAGGATAATTCAAACAGCAAGTCTTGGACCAACTCCTCCATCACCTTCCCACCGACCTCCTCGCTGAAATCACACAAGTCCAACCACTTTGCTTCCTCCCACTGCCTTCCGGTCACCTCGCTCTCCACCACCCCAATGCCGCCGCACGCAGACTCCTTCCGAATGACCCTTTCGTTGCCGCCGCCGACCGAGCAACCGATTCGATAGGCCGAGACCTAGACACGGATTCTGCATTAGATGGCCGGACATGTCAGTCAGTAGTTACCTCAGGCAGTGTCTGCGGAATCCTAGAATTGTAGAACAAACAACGTGATAGCTAGATACTCACCTGGACGTCCAGCAATGGTGACAGAGCTGCACTTGTCCTGGTGATCACCCTCCTGCAGATCATGTGCCTCCATTCTCATACCATGACTAAAGAAAGGCTTACGAAATGAATAAACAGAGTAAAACATAAACTCAATTACCTCAGGAAACATTGGAAACGAATAAGCATTTGTCCTTTTCCTTCTAGAGAAGAAGAAACTCGACACCTTATCTTTCAACGACAACTTCCTATGCTCCTCGTTGCTTCCCTCACAAACACCAAGCAGCTCTCCTAAGGTGCTCCCGGATGCCCTTAAATACCGTCGCTCTAGAAAATTGATGTCGGATGATCCGAAAGCCAGCCTCTCCGAAAGCTTTCTCTTCGCTTCTCGACTAATTGAAGTTGAAGTTGCTAACTCCGAGTCACTTGCACTGCCAACCTCATCATCAGCAATGTAGCCATTATTAATATCTCTACAAGTTATCAATTGATCACTAGCCAGATCTCCAGTAGGCTTCAAAACAACTATACTCGTCGGTCTTTTGGTAATCGAAGGTTTCAGCACAGTTATACGAGTTGTCTGTGGCTGGAAGAGATGTTTACTGAACAGTGAGTTTGGTTGTTCAAGAAATTCCAGAAACAAATCTGTGTTCGAGTTCAGAACCCGAGCATTCTTTAACTGCTGTTCTACTTCACTTgcctgctgctgttgttgtaatTGTTGAAATGCTGCTTTCAAACCATTCATTAAATAGTTATCGTCGTCTCTAACTTTCCCTCTGGCTGGTATAGAATCAAGGCCCATGAGTCTCGCCACAACACTTGGTTTCTTTGATCTACATTCCTCCAATAAAAGCATCTTAATTGGAGTTCCTCCAGAGATTTGAACTAACATTTCGATGAAGGTGATCAGACGAGCATAAAATAAACATGTAGCTTCGTCAATATAAAAGgcaaaaaaaagggaaaggaacaTGAAAGATCGGTTCTTTGGAACTTAAGCTAGGGAGGTAACATAACAGAGCCTACAGACAGAAACTGAGAAAGAAACAATATCAGCTGGAATGAAATAATTGTTCTTGTAGGAGAGCACTAATGCGATAATATATTTGTACTAAAATAATAAGTATGTAATgaacaggtaaataaaagagtaagATTCAGAAATTGTTATTTTCCGGTTAAAACatcggcgtgccgactgtctttaaaGAATAACCACTCGCGTTGTCCATAGATGCATTCCAAGACGAACGCACACACAGagagggaagaaggagaaaagcagaCTGATCGAGAGATACAGAACGAGGAACCGAGACGCAGCATTTATTCACTCTGAAACAAAACACTGCTTCGCCAACGAACCACAGCGTGCGTCGCTTCCTCACGCACACGGGACAGAGCTAAATCAAACCAGGCCGTCTACAAgcgtgaggcccacgagctggggatttgcaccctcTGCGCGCAATAATCGAGTGTGTCGCGCTTGATTTATGGATTTCCGAGTCAAACCCctcgaaaccacctgatttggatTCGGCgtatgcgtgtaggtccccttaaatTTGCTAAATAAAGATGAAaggactccatatataaggtcttccaaTCTTCTTAGCTTAATAATGTGAGACTAAatacatacacatatatattactagaacaacaacaaaaaataaataatagtttgaattaaaaacaCGGAACTCAACAACAATATCATTGCCATTCTTACTGAGGAGAGTGGAAGTGGGCAAGGGAGGaataggaagaaaaagaaagaaagaaaaaaagctTCTGGCTTACCTTGTCGAATCGGCTTGGAGCTGGAATTGCAGAAGACGTTCACAGACAAGGAAGAACTGAGTAAAACATTCAGGTATTAAGTAtataaaagagagaaagaaaaaactTCAGGCGAGGAAGCACAGCAGAAGGGATGAAAGCCAATTACAAGTGGCTTCGCAGTTTCTTGGAACAAATTTGTTTGGTTGTGAAAGATTCCGAGCACAATCGCGACAGAAAACAGGTGCAACAGGCA comes from Zingiber officinale cultivar Zhangliang unplaced genomic scaffold, Zo_v1.1 ctg232, whole genome shotgun sequence and encodes:
- the LOC122037041 gene encoding uncharacterized protein LOC122037041, yielding MFLSLFFAFYIDEATCLFYARLITFIEMLVQISGGTPIKMLLLEECRSKKPSVVARLMGLDSIPARGKVRDDDNYLMNGLKAAFQQLQQQQQASEVEQQLKNARVLNSNTDLFLEFLEQPNSLFSKHLFQPQTTRITVLKPSITKRPTSIVVLKPTGDLASDQLITCRDINNGYIADDEVGSASDSELATSTSISREAKRKLSERLAFGSSDINFLERRYLRASGSTLGELLGVCEGSNEEHRKLSLKDKVSSFFFSRRKRTNAYSFPMFPEEGDHQDKCSSVTIAGRPESVSRSRPIESVARSAAATKGSFGRSLRAAALGWWRAR